TCCATGCATTTCTGGTAATCGCTCAGGGCATTTTCTTCTGGCGTAAGTTTGTTTTTACCCATGTTAATACCCAAAACCCCCTGGTAGCGTCGACGACGTACGCGCTCCACCAAGTGATTAACACCATTATTGTTGAAACCCATACGGTTGATAATGCCCTGCTCGTTTTTCAACCTAAACAACCGTGGCTGAGGGTTACCTGGCTGAGCCAGAGGGGTTACGGTACCTACTTCCACAAAACCAAAACCTAACTTACCCAGTGCATTGAAATATTCGCCGTTTTTATCCAGCCCTGCCGCCAACCCAACCCGGTTGGGGAAACGGAGCCCCATCACCTCTACGGGGTCTTCAACCATTCTCTTAACGAAGGGTTGAAGTAAATGAAGGCGCTCGGCAGCGCCCATGGCATCCAGGGAGATATCGTGAGCGACTTCTGGATCAAGCTTAAAGAGGATATTTCGTGCGAGGGAATACATAAACTGCCTGTCTTGAGGGAAGATTTTAACCGCCGCAAGGATACAGAAATCAGCCCAGTTTTTCTATTTTACTGAACCGATTGTTCTCATCATAGTCGATGGCAAAGTGGCCCTGAATACCCTCTCGTGTTACAAACGGACGCAATATACTTGCAGGAAATTGAATACGCCGGCCATCGAGGGTAACCGCATGTACTGACTTGGCCGTACCCGCATACGATTTCAAGTACTCCTCTGCGGTTATGGTCATGCGGAGTTGGACAGTAGACTCAGCCATAGCGCACTAGCCTTTGGTCTTTTGAGCATAATGATCAGTGGCCACCACCAAGTCCAGCAGCTCCCGAAGCGCTACCGAGAACATGGCATAATCCGTAGCCGAGGAGCTTTGAACCTCCGTAATCATGCGCCGCCAACGTACCACAAGGGATTCATTCTCACCGAAGCAGGCATCCAGAACGGCGGCGATGTCATCTTGCTGCGTCGATTCCATTGAACCCACGAGTGCTATGGTTAAACGCCGCAAATGGCTATCTAGCTCGTCCAAATAGGATTCCCGCGCCAAAGCTTGCCAGTAATTTTCGACTTTTACGTTGGACAGCTGTGAGGCAAACCAATTCAAGTCGAGGCGGTCTAGCAGGTCGAAGAAAACCTCTGTAGCTAGCTCCACATCTACCTTTGCGGCTAGCGACGATTCAATGACACCTAACCCAGAAAAAAGGTTGTCCGGCATGGCCAACCGCAGAGCCCAGTCTTCGGGTACCTTTAGTTCTTCAAACAAGCGTGAGCGCGCCAGCCATTCTTCCCGCGCGGCACCCTCCATAACATTGCCAGTTGTTCGGTGAACCGTCTTTAACCCACTTTTGAAAAACTCTACATCCGCTTCCGGGTTAAGGTTAAGGCGCCGATTCCGTAAAAACCAGCGAGTACCCCGGCGCACCCGACGAATCATGTTGGCCGACAATTCGGCCTGAAGGCTACTGGCCACTTTGTGATCCAGAGATTTGATGTACTGCTGAAACGCTTCAAACTCAAACACATCACGCGACACAACATAGGCGCGGGCTATTTCCGCCACCGAAGCACCGGTTGTTTCTATTAGCCGATGGCCGGCGGTTATACCTAAGTTATTGATAAAGTCATTCGCTATCTGCGTGCCGACAATTTCTTTTTTCAACCGGTGCTTGTAAAGCGGCTTTTTTAGCTTTTTCATGATTGTTTTGGGAAACGCCGTTTCTATGGCTTGGGCTATATAGGCGTCTTCTGCAATATCGGAATTTATCAGCTCATCTTTCATCATAACTTTGGCGTAGCTGATTAATACCGACAATTCCGGCCGCGTAAGGTGCTTACCCTGCCCGCCCCGCTCGGATATTTCTTCGTCACTGGGTAAAAATTCAAGGCCTCTATCTAAGCGGCCGGTATTTTCTAGAAAGCTGACGAAACGCCGATATTCTGTAGACCGTACACTGGCTTGAAATTGCGCAATACTAATAGCCTGCGCTTGCCGATAGTTGTTTTGTAACACCAAATCAGATACTTCTTGGGTCATATCCGACAGTAATTTGTTTCGTTGTTTGGTGGTCAAATCACCACTGACAACCTGTTCGTCTAACAAGATTTTGATATTAACTTCGTGATCGGAGCAATCGACACCGGCTGCATTGTCGATAAAATCGGTATTACAGGCGCCGCCTGCGAGGGCATATTCAATACGACCCCGTTGTGTTACGCCAAGATTCCCGCCCTCCCCAAACACTTTACAACGTAACTCACCACCATTAACGCGCAATGAATCATTGGCTTTATCGCCTACATCCGCATGGGATTCCGAATGGCTTTTTACGTAAGTGCCTATACCACCGTTCCAAATCAGGTCTACCGGCGATTTTAGCAACGCGCAAATCAATTCCGTTGACGTTAGCGCATCGGCGTCTATACCAAAGGCCGCTTTCATTTCCGTCGTTATCGCGATGGATTTCGCCGCTCGCAAAAACACCCCGCCGCCAGCCGAAATAAGTGTTTTTTCGTAATCTGCCCAGGAGGTGCGTGGGGTTTCGAACAACCGCTTTCGTTCTTTGTAGCTAGTAGCGGAATGAGGTGTTGGGTCTATAAATATGTGTAGGTGGTTAAACGCGGCTTTAAGGCAAATATGTTCTGACAGCAGCATGCCATTACCGAAAACATCGCCACCCATATCCCCTATACCGACAACGGAGAAATCTTCTTTTTGAATATCAACGCCCATTTCACGAAAATGCCGCTGTACCGACACCCACGCGCCCTTGGCGGTAATGCCCATGCCTTTGTGGTCGTAACCCTGGCTGCCACCGGATGCAAAAGCATCCCCCAGCCAGTGGTTGTATTTCAATGAAATTTCATTGGCTATATCGGAAAATGTTGCCGTGCCCTTGTCTGCGGCTACAACTAGGTAGGGATCTTGTTCGTCTCGGCACACAACCGCATCAGGGGTAACAACACTGCCGTGTACCAGGTTATCGGTAAGATCTAAAAGCCCGCAGATAAACGTTTTGTAGCACGCAATACCCTCGGCAAGAATGGCATCACGCCCCCCCTGCAGTGGTGGTTTTTTGCATACAAATCCGCCCTTGGCGCCGTTAGGTACAATAACGGCATTCTTAACCTGCTGGGCTTTTACTAGGCCAAGCACTTCAGTTCGGTAGTCCTGCAGGCGATCGGACCAACGCAAGCCACCACGTGCAACCTTGCCGCCCCGTAGGTGTGCACCTTCTACTCTAGGGGAATACACATATATTTCGAATAACGGGCGTGGCTCGGGGATATCGGGAATGGACCGTGGAGAAAACTTAAACGCAATATAGTCTTTGGCTGTACCGTTTTCGGTTTGAAAAAAGTTGGTTCTCAGTGTGCCATCAATAAGCTCCAGGTACCTACGCAATACCCTGTCTTCATTTAAATTGGCAACGTCATCGAGTGCGGTTTTTATTTTGCTCGTTAAACGCTGAACACGCTCTTCGGTTTTAGACTCTTTATTTAGCCTTGGATCAAAGGCGGTTTTGAATACAGCCACTAAATTACGGGTAATTTCGGTATGATTGGCTAGTGTTTCAGCAATAAAGTTTTGGTCCGCATTAAAACCAATTTGCTTCATGTAACCCGCATAGGCTCGCAACAAACACACTTCTCGCCAATTCAAGCGCGCGCCTAACACCAGTTTATTGAACGCATCACTTTCGGCCTGATTCCGCCAAACAGCGGCAAATGCCTGTTCAAACAGTGACTTTACCGCGTGTACATCTAAATCGGCACCAATACCCAGGTCCAACTCAAAGTCGTGTAACCAAAAGCGCGTGCCATCTTTCTTATAAATTTTATAGGGGTGCTCGCCTATTACTCTTAAACCAAGGTGTTCCAATATAGGTATAATATCGGAGAGCACTAGCGCCTCGTTGCGGTGTAACACTCTGAATCGCATTCGATTCTCGTCAAACCCAATGGGCTGATAAAAATTCATGGCGATGTTATCGTCAGACTGCAGGCCTTCTATTAGTTTAATATCTTGCACGGCATAGCGCGCATCAAAATTTTCCTGGTAGCCAGAAGCGAATCCGTTTTTGTACAAATTATAGCTGCTGATACCCCGACTCTCGCCCATCTCCTCTACGAGTGATGCCCGAAGGTTATCATCCCAGTTACGCGTTACTTCAACGACCTGATCCTCAAGCTCCCTTAGACTTAACTCCTGTGGATACGGCTTACTTATTCTGAAAATAAATTGTGCCCGTACCATGCTGGATTCAGAGAAGTAGGTATTAAAATCGAAGTCCTTCGAAGAGAATGTTTCCGAGAGAATGTCCTGAATTTTTTGGCGAACGCTGGTGCTGTATACTTCGCGCGGGACAAAAACATTGCAGGTTACAAAATTGCCAAAAGGGTCTGCCCGTACAATTAGGCGAACCATATGCCGCTCATTGGTTTCAACAATGGACATTATATTGGTGAACAGCGAGTCGGTATCGGTTAAGAGCAGCTCTGCCCGCGGGTAGCTTTCTATGGTTCTACGCAGGTTTTTGCCATCGTGGCTGCTTAGGTCCATATCGGAGCGTGCAACAATGTCGTTTACTTTTTTGCGCAGTATCGGAATATCGAATGGCGACAACATAAAGACTTCGTAGGTAAACAGCCCCAAAAACCTTACCTCCCCACACAGTTCACCCTTGTCATCGTATTTTTTTAACACTACATAATCGGGGTACACCGCCCGATGCACACTACTGTGGGTAGACGCCTTGGAAAAACAGATTAGGCTATCGCCTTCGTAGAAATCTTTGATGCCTAAGCTGAATTCAGTCTGGGGTACTACGGCAGTTTCTGTGGATGCATTTCTAAATACACCAAGACGCTGATCAATAATTTCTCGCAACTCTTTTTTCTTGCCGTTAGTCACCAGCTCGTAATCTCGATACCCCAAAAAGGCGAAATGACGGTGCCGAAGCCAACCCACAAACTCCTGTACTTCACTATTGTTGGGAAAATGCTTTGCTAGGTTAGCTTTCGCTACATCCAGCTTTTCAAGTACTGGCTGGTGGTCATTTACCACCACAGCAACATCGTTCAGCCCCGACACCAGTTGGCTACGAATGTGTTTAAGCTCTTCGTCACTCGGTTGCAGGCTCACCTCTAAATACATGAGCGCTTCTTTTTCGCCCTCGATATTGTCATTACCCGCACTAAGAGAACATGCCAAGGTATCGGCAGAACGACTAACCCGTAATACCGTACTCTTTATGGTGTAAATGGGGACTTCACAACGGCTGAGTGCAATACGTACAGAATCCACCAAAAAGGGCATATCTTTCTGGTGAATAATGATGACGCTGCGGCCACACTGCCAGCCGTGCTCTTCGAGTGAAGGGTTGAACACCTGCACATTCGCAGCGTCTGCTGGTGGATTTTTAAACTGATGAAAAAGACCAAAACACAAACCGTAGAGGTCGCCAATATTGCGCCCTACCCATTCTTCAAGCGGAAAGCGCTCTAGATACACACGGATAAACGACAACAGTTGCTCGCTGCCTTTACTGCCCTTATTTTCCCGAATCCATTTACCAAAGTTGTGGCTAAAATGTGAGCGGTTAGCAAGGGATGACAAAGTTATATCCACGAATATGTCCTCATTCGTTTGTAGTTTTGGGGGTTTGCAGTTGATATAGCGCCGGAGTGCCCTTACCTGTATGTGCAGTAGAGGGAACCTGACACATATCGCAGAGTCATAGTGCACCCAGCGAGTAAAATATTCGCACGTAATAAGCTGGCGATGCTAGGTTTTCCGCCACAATAAAAAACGCGGATTCAACCTTTATGTATAGCCTTAAAACCCTTTAATATCAATAAGTTTCATATGATTTCTAATGGTATATCGACACGATGAGTACTAAAGCAGCCATTGATAATTTACGCACCTGGCTCGACAGCCAGATTATTGGTCAACCCCACTTAAATGACCGTTTATTGATCGCCTTAATCGCCGATGGCCACCTGTTAGTTGAGGGTGCTCCAGGGCTGGCGAAAACAAAAGCCATTAAAACCCTGTCTGAGGGAATTGAGGGCGATTTCCATCGGGTGCAGTTTACGCCCGATTTATTGCCTTCCGATGTGACCGGTACAGATATTTACCGGCCAGAACAAGGTACGTTCGAGTTTCAGGCGGGCCCTATCTTCCACAACTTGGTACTGGCCGACGAAATTAACCGCGCCCCAGCGAAAGTGCAATCTGCGCTACTGGAGGCAATGGGAGAGCGCCAAATAAGTGTGGGTAAAGCCACCTATAAGCTACCCGAACTTTTCCTGGTAATGGCGACACAGAACCCCATTGAACAGGAAGGTACCTACCCTCTTCCCGAAGCACAGCTCGATCGCTTTTTAATGCATGTAGAGGTGGATTTCCCCGACGCCGATGCTGAAAGGCAAATTCTGCACCTGAGCCGCAGAGAGGCGAGCCAGTCCAGACCGAAAGACACCATGGCAGAGCCGGTGAATCAAACGGCGATTTTTGCCGCCCGTGAGGAAGCGTTGAGCCTACATATGGCAGAACCGGTTGAGACCTATATTGTGCAACTCACCGACGCCACACGTAACCGCAGCCATTATGGTTCAGACCTACCACGCTGGTTAGACTTTGGCGTAAGCCCCCGCGCAACCATTAGCCTAGATCGCTGCTCGCGCGCCCATGCCTGGCTGAATGGAAAAGATTACGTTAGCCCAGAGGATGTACGCGCGGTAATCCATGATGTGTATCGACACAGATTGATCTTAAGCTTTGAAGCCGAGGCCAATGGCCAGACCGCTAACAAAATCGTAGATGAGTTAATTAACCGTGTTCCTGCGGTATAACCACCGGTGTAGCGAAGAGGTTGTTGTTACATGAAGAGTGCTGCTACTAACAGCCCGCTTAAAAAAAATGTAAAGGGCGTTTATGTATCCATAGACGACATGCTTGGTTTACGTTTTTATACCAAAGACCTGCAATTAACCGCGCGTAAACGCAGCAGTGCTATTGCTGACGGCGAAGTAAAAACCCATTTCCGCGGTCGCGGAATGGAATTTGCCGAAGTGCGACCTTACCAACCCGGCGATGACGTACGCAGCATTGACTGGCGAGTAACTGCACGCAGCACGCAAGCCTATACAAAGCTCTATCAAGAAGAGCGTGAGCGGCCGGTGCTTATCGCTGTAGACCAACGTTCGCCAATGTTCTTTGGCAGTCAAACCGTATTTAAATCCTATGCGACGGCACAAATGGCCGCAGCCATTGGCTGGATTGCACTACAAAATAACGACCGAATAGGCGCGTTGATTTTTGGAGATACGGCGCAAGAAGATTTACGTACTCGGCGTGGTAAACATGCGCTGCTGGCACTGGTTAATCGTTTGCAAGACTATAATCACCGCTTAACCAGCCCAATTGCCGTACCCGGCGGTATTTCCACACAAGAAATCTTTACCGACCTGCGTCGCGTTGCAAAGCCCGGTACGGCGGTATTCGTGATCAGTGACTTTAACGATATTACCAGCGACTGCGAAGAATCATTACACATGCTGGCCAAACACACAGACGTTACCCTGCTGAAAGTATTCGACCCGCTCGAGCAGTCGCTACCAAAAGCCATGTCGCTCAGTATCTCGAATAAACACGATAAACTCACCCTCGATACATTAAACAACGCCTTGCTTAGCGGCTACGAACAGAATTTCTCGCAGGCGCACGCGCTTCTCACAAGCCAATGTCAAAATGCCGGAGCCACCCTACGGGCGATTGATATCAGTAAAAAAATTGAACATCACGTGAATGACCTATTTGCGTCGCGCAATAAAAAATCCGCAAGGGGGGCTCGATAATGCTGCCGTCTCTTGCGCAATTACTGCCTCAACAACCCCTGCAGCCACCCCAAGGGCAGCCAGACCCTGTACAACAATTGTTAGCACAACTCCACGACCCAGCGCTACCCGACGCCATTGGTCTTTGGCCTTTAGCTATTGGCTGGTGGCTTGCGCTGTTTATTGGGGTAACGGCCATTACCATTTTGGTTATTAAAACGGTACAGCACAAAAAGCGTTCACTGTACCGCAAGCTAGCGTTAGCTGAGCTAAATAACATTCAACACAACGAACCGGCGCACAAGCAAATTTTTGCCATTAACAGCCTGTTAAAGCGGGCGTTTTTTAGCGCCTACCCCTCCCTTAGAAACGAAATGGGAGGCACCTACGGTGAACACTGGAAGGCTCTACTGTTCAATACTTGCGCCCTGCATAAGCTAACCATTGAAGAACAGGGCGCACTTATCCACATTACCGGTGAAGCGAAATATCAACCCGGTACCACCATCGAACTATCGCGGGTTATCAAGGCCAGTAGGTTTTGGATCAAACACCATAAAACCTATTCCACTGCACAGCTAAAACCCATTACCGAACGCTGTTTACCGGGGGCCGTTTAATATGTTCGAATTTGCCTGGACATGGGTATTCTTACTCGCACCGCTACCCTTAATAGCCTATCTATTTTTACCCGCCGTACAA
The Teredinibacter franksiae DNA segment above includes these coding regions:
- a CDS encoding NAD-glutamate dehydrogenase → MDITLSSLANRSHFSHNFGKWIRENKGSKGSEQLLSFIRVYLERFPLEEWVGRNIGDLYGLCFGLFHQFKNPPADAANVQVFNPSLEEHGWQCGRSVIIIHQKDMPFLVDSVRIALSRCEVPIYTIKSTVLRVSRSADTLACSLSAGNDNIEGEKEALMYLEVSLQPSDEELKHIRSQLVSGLNDVAVVVNDHQPVLEKLDVAKANLAKHFPNNSEVQEFVGWLRHRHFAFLGYRDYELVTNGKKKELREIIDQRLGVFRNASTETAVVPQTEFSLGIKDFYEGDSLICFSKASTHSSVHRAVYPDYVVLKKYDDKGELCGEVRFLGLFTYEVFMLSPFDIPILRKKVNDIVARSDMDLSSHDGKNLRRTIESYPRAELLLTDTDSLFTNIMSIVETNERHMVRLIVRADPFGNFVTCNVFVPREVYSTSVRQKIQDILSETFSSKDFDFNTYFSESSMVRAQFIFRISKPYPQELSLRELEDQVVEVTRNWDDNLRASLVEEMGESRGISSYNLYKNGFASGYQENFDARYAVQDIKLIEGLQSDDNIAMNFYQPIGFDENRMRFRVLHRNEALVLSDIIPILEHLGLRVIGEHPYKIYKKDGTRFWLHDFELDLGIGADLDVHAVKSLFEQAFAAVWRNQAESDAFNKLVLGARLNWREVCLLRAYAGYMKQIGFNADQNFIAETLANHTEITRNLVAVFKTAFDPRLNKESKTEERVQRLTSKIKTALDDVANLNEDRVLRRYLELIDGTLRTNFFQTENGTAKDYIAFKFSPRSIPDIPEPRPLFEIYVYSPRVEGAHLRGGKVARGGLRWSDRLQDYRTEVLGLVKAQQVKNAVIVPNGAKGGFVCKKPPLQGGRDAILAEGIACYKTFICGLLDLTDNLVHGSVVTPDAVVCRDEQDPYLVVAADKGTATFSDIANEISLKYNHWLGDAFASGGSQGYDHKGMGITAKGAWVSVQRHFREMGVDIQKEDFSVVGIGDMGGDVFGNGMLLSEHICLKAAFNHLHIFIDPTPHSATSYKERKRLFETPRTSWADYEKTLISAGGGVFLRAAKSIAITTEMKAAFGIDADALTSTELICALLKSPVDLIWNGGIGTYVKSHSESHADVGDKANDSLRVNGGELRCKVFGEGGNLGVTQRGRIEYALAGGACNTDFIDNAAGVDCSDHEVNIKILLDEQVVSGDLTTKQRNKLLSDMTQEVSDLVLQNNYRQAQAISIAQFQASVRSTEYRRFVSFLENTGRLDRGLEFLPSDEEISERGGQGKHLTRPELSVLISYAKVMMKDELINSDIAEDAYIAQAIETAFPKTIMKKLKKPLYKHRLKKEIVGTQIANDFINNLGITAGHRLIETTGASVAEIARAYVVSRDVFEFEAFQQYIKSLDHKVASSLQAELSANMIRRVRRGTRWFLRNRRLNLNPEADVEFFKSGLKTVHRTTGNVMEGAAREEWLARSRLFEELKVPEDWALRLAMPDNLFSGLGVIESSLAAKVDVELATEVFFDLLDRLDLNWFASQLSNVKVENYWQALARESYLDELDSHLRRLTIALVGSMESTQQDDIAAVLDACFGENESLVVRWRRMITEVQSSSATDYAMFSVALRELLDLVVATDHYAQKTKG
- a CDS encoding AAA family ATPase; protein product: MSTKAAIDNLRTWLDSQIIGQPHLNDRLLIALIADGHLLVEGAPGLAKTKAIKTLSEGIEGDFHRVQFTPDLLPSDVTGTDIYRPEQGTFEFQAGPIFHNLVLADEINRAPAKVQSALLEAMGERQISVGKATYKLPELFLVMATQNPIEQEGTYPLPEAQLDRFLMHVEVDFPDADAERQILHLSRREASQSRPKDTMAEPVNQTAIFAAREEALSLHMAEPVETYIVQLTDATRNRSHYGSDLPRWLDFGVSPRATISLDRCSRAHAWLNGKDYVSPEDVRAVIHDVYRHRLILSFEAEANGQTANKIVDELINRVPAV
- a CDS encoding DUF4381 domain-containing protein, producing MLPSLAQLLPQQPLQPPQGQPDPVQQLLAQLHDPALPDAIGLWPLAIGWWLALFIGVTAITILVIKTVQHKKRSLYRKLALAELNNIQHNEPAHKQIFAINSLLKRAFFSAYPSLRNEMGGTYGEHWKALLFNTCALHKLTIEEQGALIHITGEAKYQPGTTIELSRVIKASRFWIKHHKTYSTAQLKPITERCLPGAV
- a CDS encoding DUF58 domain-containing protein, whose product is MKSAATNSPLKKNVKGVYVSIDDMLGLRFYTKDLQLTARKRSSAIADGEVKTHFRGRGMEFAEVRPYQPGDDVRSIDWRVTARSTQAYTKLYQEERERPVLIAVDQRSPMFFGSQTVFKSYATAQMAAAIGWIALQNNDRIGALIFGDTAQEDLRTRRGKHALLALVNRLQDYNHRLTSPIAVPGGISTQEIFTDLRRVAKPGTAVFVISDFNDITSDCEESLHMLAKHTDVTLLKVFDPLEQSLPKAMSLSISNKHDKLTLDTLNNALLSGYEQNFSQAHALLTSQCQNAGATLRAIDISKKIEHHVNDLFASRNKKSARGAR
- a CDS encoding DUF2835 domain-containing protein; protein product: MAESTVQLRMTITAEEYLKSYAGTAKSVHAVTLDGRRIQFPASILRPFVTREGIQGHFAIDYDENNRFSKIEKLG